A single Mustela lutreola isolate mMusLut2 chromosome X, mMusLut2.pri, whole genome shotgun sequence DNA region contains:
- the LOC131822045 gene encoding conserved oligomeric Golgi complex subunit 2-like isoform X2, producing MQVQVAWGAVGVAGFNFGNYTSLIVSTSPLWTREILERIATEFNQLQFHAVQSKGLPLLDKVRPRIAHITAMLQQSLGGLLLEGLQTSNVDIIWHCLRTYATIDKTRDAEALVGQVLVKPYMDEVCAPCTSFRKHRASNLASFLDWVRESSGLFLEDAPSSCSSGCKKR from the exons ATGCAGGTGCAGGtggcatggggggcggtgggggtggcaggttttaactttgggaattacacttctctaattgtctctactagccctctctggactagagagattttggagagaattgccacagaatttaaccagttacagtttcatgctgttcagagcaaaggcctgcctcttctggacaaagtaagacca cgtatagcccacattacggccatgctgcagcagtccctgggaggcctgctgctagaagggcttcagacttccaatgtggacatcatatGGCACTGCCTCCGGACTTACGCTACaattgacaagacacgggatgcagaggcgttagtcggtcaagtactggtgaaaccgtacatggatgaggtttgtgccccatgcacctcattccgcaaacacagagcatctaatctggcttcgtttcttgactgggtgcgagagagctcagggctcttccttgaagatgctcctagttcctgctcttctggttgtaagaaaag gtga
- the LOC131822045 gene encoding conserved oligomeric Golgi complex subunit 2-like isoform X4, whose protein sequence is MQVQVAWGAVGVAGFNFGNYTSLIVSTSPLWTREILERIATEFNQLQFHAVQSKGLPLLDKVRPRIAHITAMLQQSLGGLLLEGLQTSNVDIIWHCLRTYATIDKTRDAEALVGQVLVKPYMDEVIVEQIVESHPDGLKIMYANKLLEFVPHHCRLL, encoded by the exons ATGCAGGTGCAGGtggcatggggggcggtgggggtggcaggttttaactttgggaattacacttctctaattgtctctactagccctctctggactagagagattttggagagaattgccacagaatttaaccagttacagtttcatgctgttcagagcaaaggcctgcctcttctggacaaagtaagacca cgtatagcccacattacggccatgctgcagcagtccctgggaggcctgctgctagaagggcttcagacttccaatgtggacatcatatGGCACTGCCTCCGGACTTACGCTACaattgacaagacacgggatgcagaggcgttagtcggtcaagtactggtgaaaccgtacatggatgag gtgattgtagagcagatcgttgagtctcatccggacggcctgaagatcatgtatgctaataagctcctggagttcgttcctcaccactgccgccttctttGA
- the LOC131822045 gene encoding conserved oligomeric Golgi complex subunit 2-like isoform X1: protein MQVQVAWGAVGVAGFNFGNYTSLIVSTSPLWTREILERIATEFNQLQFHAVQSKGLPLLDKVRPRIAHITAMLQQSLGGLLLEGLQTSNVDIIWHCLRTYATIDKTRDAEALVGQVLVKPYMDEVCAPCTSFRKHRASNLASFLDWVRESSGLFLEDAPSSCSSGCKKRLVPLGAHQHARNQACALVSSSDAIAQGSS, encoded by the exons ATGCAGGTGCAGGtggcatggggggcggtgggggtggcaggttttaactttgggaattacacttctctaattgtctctactagccctctctggactagagagattttggagagaattgccacagaatttaaccagttacagtttcatgctgttcagagcaaaggcctgcctcttctggacaaagtaagacca cgtatagcccacattacggccatgctgcagcagtccctgggaggcctgctgctagaagggcttcagacttccaatgtggacatcatatGGCACTGCCTCCGGACTTACGCTACaattgacaagacacgggatgcagaggcgttagtcggtcaagtactggtgaaaccgtacatggatgaggtttgtgccccatgcacctcattccgcaaacacagagcatctaatctggcttcgtttcttgactgggtgcgagagagctcagggctcttccttgaagatgctcctagttcctgctcttctggttgtaagaaaaggttggtcccgcttggtgcccatcagcatgccaggaatcaggcatgcgctctggtctcttccagtgatgccatagctcagggatcatcttaa
- the LOC131822045 gene encoding uncharacterized protein LOC131822045 isoform X3 — MSTFGPWGAGPPVFFPSLLLLLCSSDRNTSRIAHITAMLQQSLGGLLLEGLQTSNVDIIWHCLRTYATIDKTRDAEALVGQVLVKPYMDEVCAPCTSFRKHRASNLASFLDWVRESSGLFLEDAPSSCSSGCKKRLVPLGAHQHARNQACALVSSSDAIAQGSS, encoded by the exons atgtccacgttcggcccctggggagctggccctccagtgttcttcccgtctttgctgttgctgctgtgctcctcggatagaaacacctcg cgtatagcccacattacggccatgctgcagcagtccctgggaggcctgctgctagaagggcttcagacttccaatgtggacatcatatGGCACTGCCTCCGGACTTACGCTACaattgacaagacacgggatgcagaggcgttagtcggtcaagtactggtgaaaccgtacatggatgaggtttgtgccccatgcacctcattccgcaaacacagagcatctaatctggcttcgtttcttgactgggtgcgagagagctcagggctcttccttgaagatgctcctagttcctgctcttctggttgtaagaaaaggttggtcccgcttggtgcccatcagcatgccaggaatcaggcatgcgctctggtctcttccagtgatgccatagctcagggatcatcttaa